A stretch of the Streptococcus oralis genome encodes the following:
- a CDS encoding DUF1694 domain-containing protein has translation MTDLSKQLLEKAHGGPKLNPDEQRRYLGTFEERVLGYADINTANSPELEHGFFSILEGFQEKVEALFVKISPNIEFDKQVFYLKQAKESNCQATIVSDDHITSPFGLVIHTNEPVQVDEKDLRFAFSSLWEEKKVEPPKKSIWKKWFG, from the coding sequence ATGACAGATTTATCAAAACAACTACTAGAAAAAGCTCATGGTGGGCCGAAATTAAACCCTGACGAACAACGCCGCTATCTCGGCACTTTTGAGGAAAGAGTTCTTGGCTACGCTGATATTAATACTGCCAATAGTCCTGAATTAGAACATGGATTTTTCTCTATTTTAGAGGGTTTTCAAGAAAAGGTTGAGGCACTTTTTGTGAAGATTTCACCAAATATCGAGTTTGACAAACAGGTCTTTTACTTAAAACAAGCAAAGGAAAGCAACTGTCAGGCGACTATTGTTTCAGATGATCATATCACCTCTCCTTTTGGTCTTGTCATTCATACAAATGAACCTGTTCAAGTAGACGAAAAGGACCTTAGATTTGCATTCTCAAGCCTCTGGGAAGAGAAAAAGGTAGAGCCACCTAAAAAATCCATCTGGAAAAAATGGTTTGGTTAA
- a CDS encoding AraC family transcriptional regulator — protein MMHQFNQTMDYLEQQLTGEVDMKRFQQLSGYSYPLFSRLFSILADMTLAEYLRNRRLSEALTDLREGSEKVIDIALKYGYESADAFSAAFKKFHGSTPSEVRNGKPYRVFPRLQLSLKITGGKNMDVKIQKKPAFTVAGVLLEAIDNSKCPSAWENLYNNHSVENLESLGSGQSFGVCSDVKEGEIINYMAAYDVVDKAKAEELGLSIKEIPEAEYAIVPVKGPIPASIHNAWKYVLEVFFPETGYRHSGSSDFEVYIEGDMLSPDYQMELWIPVIKN, from the coding sequence ATGATGCATCAATTCAATCAAACCATGGATTATTTGGAGCAGCAGCTGACTGGAGAAGTGGATATGAAAAGATTTCAGCAGTTATCGGGCTATTCTTATCCTCTCTTTAGCAGGCTATTTTCTATCCTGGCAGATATGACATTAGCAGAATACTTGCGCAATCGCAGGTTGTCAGAAGCTTTGACAGACTTGCGGGAAGGCTCTGAGAAAGTCATTGACATAGCACTGAAATACGGCTATGAGTCTGCTGACGCCTTCAGCGCAGCATTTAAGAAATTCCATGGTTCAACTCCCTCAGAAGTTCGAAATGGAAAACCTTATCGGGTCTTTCCTAGACTTCAATTATCCTTAAAGATTACAGGAGGAAAGAACATGGATGTCAAGATTCAAAAGAAACCTGCTTTTACCGTGGCAGGCGTTCTATTGGAAGCTATTGACAATAGCAAATGCCCGTCCGCTTGGGAGAATCTCTATAACAATCACAGTGTTGAAAACCTAGAAAGTTTGGGTAGTGGGCAATCCTTTGGTGTCTGCTCGGATGTCAAAGAAGGCGAAATCATCAACTATATGGCCGCTTATGATGTCGTGGATAAAGCGAAAGCAGAAGAACTAGGTCTGTCCATCAAAGAAATTCCAGAAGCTGAATATGCTATCGTCCCAGTCAAAGGTCCTATACCAGCTAGTATTCACAATGCTTGGAAATATGTCTTGGAGGTCTTTTTCCCTGAAACAGGCTATCGCCACTCAGGCTCATCAGACTTCGAAGTCTATATCGAAGGTGACATGTTGTCACCTGACTATCAAATGGAACTCTGGATACCAGTGATTAAAAACTAG
- a CDS encoding YkgJ family cysteine cluster protein gives MSKEIDIEYYHQLALQKQKEHRKVLANLKKKPPKNLDKIAQQIHQEVFAEIDCTACANCCKTLGPDFKEADITRIAKYFKMKLPAFEAEFLQVDEDGDKVFKSMPCPFLGGDNLCSIYDVRPKACREFPHTDRKKIHQINHLTIKNTLTCPAAYLFVEKLKNKL, from the coding sequence ATGTCTAAAGAAATTGATATTGAGTATTACCATCAACTAGCACTGCAAAAGCAGAAGGAGCATCGTAAAGTGTTAGCTAATCTAAAGAAAAAACCACCTAAAAACTTAGATAAGATTGCGCAGCAGATTCACCAAGAAGTCTTTGCTGAGATTGATTGCACTGCCTGTGCCAACTGTTGCAAGACTTTGGGACCCGACTTTAAAGAAGCAGATATTACCCGTATTGCTAAGTACTTTAAGATGAAATTACCAGCCTTTGAAGCAGAGTTTTTACAGGTGGATGAAGATGGGGATAAAGTTTTCAAATCCATGCCTTGCCCCTTTCTAGGAGGAGACAATCTCTGCTCAATCTATGATGTTCGTCCCAAGGCTTGCCGTGAATTTCCCCATACAGACCGGAAAAAGATCCATCAAATTAATCATTTGACGATTAAGAATACCTTGACCTGTCCAGCAGCATATCTCTTTGTTGAGAAATTAAAAAATAAGTTATAG
- a CDS encoding glycerate kinase, with protein sequence MKIVIAPDSFKESLTAEEVAQAIERGFQKSIADVECLLCPVGDGGEGTVDAIRHSLDLEEKWQEVTGPFGQKESMRYFQKGQIALFEVADLVGLGKIPQEKRNPLHIQTRGIGELIRHLVDQGMKEIYIGVGGTASNDGGIGIAAGLGYRFYDKNGKELPACGQTLLEFESVSNSKLYRIPEDVKIRILADVVSPLCGLQGATYTFGKQKGLDPALFETEDLAIQRFYEKFSPSTLSLKGAGAGGGIAAGLCAFAEATIVSGIDTCLDLIDFDKKVEDADLVIVGEGRLDSQSFVGKAPIGVAKRTPKGVPVIAICGSLSEDLPSLPFENIQAAFSILEKSEPLEDSLKNASLYLEHTAANIGRLLNMRNH encoded by the coding sequence ATGAAAATTGTAATTGCACCCGATTCTTTTAAAGAGAGTTTGACGGCAGAAGAGGTCGCTCAAGCTATAGAAAGGGGCTTCCAAAAATCGATAGCAGATGTAGAATGTCTGCTTTGCCCTGTAGGTGATGGTGGGGAAGGAACTGTAGATGCTATTCGACATTCTCTTGACCTAGAAGAAAAATGGCAAGAGGTGACTGGACCTTTTGGCCAAAAAGAATCCATGCGCTACTTTCAAAAAGGTCAAATAGCGCTCTTTGAAGTTGCTGACTTGGTTGGTCTTGGGAAGATTCCGCAGGAGAAACGAAACCCTCTCCATATCCAAACCAGAGGTATCGGAGAGTTGATTCGCCATCTCGTTGATCAAGGGATGAAAGAAATCTATATCGGAGTTGGTGGTACGGCTAGTAATGACGGTGGGATAGGCATTGCTGCTGGTTTAGGTTATCGTTTTTATGATAAGAATGGAAAAGAATTGCCAGCTTGCGGTCAGACTTTGCTTGAGTTTGAGTCAGTTTCAAATAGCAAGTTGTATAGAATTCCTGAAGATGTAAAAATTCGCATTTTAGCAGATGTCGTGAGCCCTTTATGTGGTCTTCAAGGAGCGACCTATACATTTGGAAAACAAAAGGGCTTGGATCCTGCTTTGTTTGAGACAGAAGATTTGGCTATACAGCGGTTCTATGAAAAATTTTCACCATCAACCCTCTCTCTTAAAGGAGCAGGAGCCGGCGGTGGGATTGCGGCTGGACTCTGTGCCTTTGCTGAGGCCACTATCGTATCTGGGATTGACACTTGCTTAGATTTGATTGACTTTGACAAGAAAGTTGAAGATGCTGATTTGGTTATCGTTGGAGAAGGCAGACTGGACAGTCAAAGCTTTGTTGGAAAAGCTCCTATTGGTGTAGCAAAAAGAACTCCTAAGGGAGTTCCAGTTATCGCTATTTGTGGTAGTCTTTCCGAGGATTTACCTTCCCTACCATTCGAAAATATACAAGCAGCCTTTTCTATTTTAGAAAAAAGTGAACCTTTGGAAGACAGTCTGAAAAATGCAAGTCTCTATTTGGAGCACACAGCAGCTAATATTGGTCGTTTATTAAATATGAGAAATCATTAA
- a CDS encoding peptidase → MQMYFGDVSLCYNYSLAMALDAYGYDFKAEFLEAIMVMGNGASIVKEDERHPLVFFDNGMPDLSISHSLKILGFDYEDFYLKDGVKVDLEEVKRKLETFLSNGPVVLGPLDMGHLIYNPNHTILYGVDHFVTVYALDSQYLYLHDPAGFSCIKVAFNDILEAWKAEAIDYKRGAYSMWGNFKKVKSPSQSEIYQETARIMKNRYLNGQNGVLECYAKSVAENGLNTEQKQLHQYFSFKLAAVRNLYLSKFLKDHDPEGARLKEELATLFGQAHLSCLKEDYQELAHLLYQIAELDGRFRDLYVK, encoded by the coding sequence ATGCAGATGTATTTTGGAGATGTGTCGCTTTGCTATAACTATTCATTGGCTATGGCACTGGATGCCTATGGTTATGACTTTAAAGCAGAGTTTTTAGAGGCAATTATGGTGATGGGCAATGGCGCTAGTATTGTAAAGGAAGATGAACGACACCCTCTAGTATTCTTTGACAATGGAATGCCAGATCTTTCAATATCTCATTCTTTAAAAATACTTGGGTTTGACTATGAGGACTTCTATCTAAAAGATGGAGTGAAAGTAGATTTAGAAGAGGTTAAAAGAAAGTTGGAAACATTTCTGTCCAATGGACCTGTCGTACTGGGACCTCTTGATATGGGCCATCTGATCTACAATCCCAATCACACAATTCTTTATGGTGTGGATCACTTTGTAACTGTGTATGCTCTTGATAGTCAGTATCTCTATTTGCATGATCCAGCTGGTTTTTCCTGTATAAAGGTTGCTTTTAATGACATTTTAGAAGCTTGGAAGGCAGAGGCTATTGACTATAAGCGTGGAGCTTATTCCATGTGGGGAAATTTTAAGAAGGTCAAGAGTCCTAGTCAGTCTGAAATCTATCAGGAAACAGCAAGGATTATGAAAAACCGATATCTGAATGGTCAAAATGGTGTTTTGGAATGCTATGCAAAATCAGTTGCTGAAAATGGCTTAAATACAGAGCAAAAACAATTGCATCAGTATTTCAGCTTTAAACTTGCTGCTGTTCGAAATCTCTATCTCAGTAAGTTCTTAAAAGATCATGATCCAGAAGGGGCAAGATTAAAAGAGGAATTGGCTACTCTATTTGGTCAAGCCCACCTTTCATGTTTAAAAGAAGATTACCAAGAACTAGCCCACTTGCTCTATCAGATAGCAGAATTGGATGGTCGCTTTAGAGATTTATATGTAAAGTAG
- a CDS encoding ClbS/DfsB family four-helix bundle protein, whose product MPRPRTKEELVLASKEKYEKLNHFISKLSEEGLQTPFDFSKDQKKKEAHWNRDKNLRDVLIHLYEWHQLLLNWVDSNQKAHERPFLPEPYNWKTYGEMNVAIWKKHQKTSLEEATKLLEQSHEEVLELMEGFSNDQLFTKGIYKWTGGTSLGSYFVSATSSHYDWALKKLKAHQKNCKNN is encoded by the coding sequence ATGCCTAGACCAAGAACAAAAGAGGAGTTGGTGCTAGCCTCTAAGGAAAAATATGAAAAGCTCAATCACTTTATATCTAAATTAAGTGAAGAGGGGCTACAGACTCCTTTTGATTTTTCAAAAGACCAAAAGAAAAAAGAAGCTCACTGGAATAGAGATAAAAATCTACGGGATGTCCTGATCCATCTCTATGAATGGCATCAGTTACTTTTGAATTGGGTAGATTCTAATCAAAAGGCTCATGAAAGACCTTTTCTCCCCGAACCTTATAATTGGAAAACTTATGGAGAAATGAATGTCGCTATTTGGAAGAAGCACCAGAAAACATCTTTAGAAGAAGCGACTAAACTACTAGAGCAATCGCATGAAGAGGTTTTAGAGTTGATGGAAGGCTTCAGCAATGACCAACTCTTTACCAAAGGTATCTATAAGTGGACAGGAGGGACAAGTCTAGGTTCCTACTTTGTGAGTGCCACTTCCAGTCACTATGATTGGGCTCTGAAAAAACTCAAAGCTCATCAGAAAAATTGTAAGAATAACTAG
- the eno gene encoding surface-displayed alpha-enolase, with translation MSIITDVYAREVLDSRGNPTLEVEVYTESGAFGRGMVPSGASTGEHEAVELRDGDKSRYGGLGTQKAVDNVNNIIAEAIIGYDVRDQQAIDRAMIALDGTPNKGKLGANAILGVSIAVARAAADYLEIPLYSYLGGFNTKVLPTPMMNIINGGSHSDAPIAFQEFMIVPAGAPTFKEALRWGAEIFHALKKILKSRGLETAVGDEGGFAPRFEGTEDGVETILAAIEAAGYVPGKDVFIGFDCASSEFYDKERKVYDYTKFEGEGAAVRTAAEQIDYLEELVNKYPIITIEDGMDENDWDGWKALTERLGGKVQLVGDDFFVTNTSYLEKGIAEGAANSILIKVNQIGTLTETFDAIEMAKEAGYTAVVSHRSGETEDSTIADIAVATNAGQIKTGSLSRTDRIAKYNQLLRIEDQLGEVAEYRGLKSFYNLKK, from the coding sequence ATGTCAATTATTACTGATGTTTACGCTCGCGAAGTCCTAGACTCACGCGGTAACCCAACACTTGAAGTAGAAGTTTATACTGAATCAGGTGCTTTCGGACGTGGTATGGTTCCATCAGGAGCTTCTACTGGTGAACACGAAGCAGTTGAACTTCGCGACGGTGACAAATCTCGTTACGGTGGTCTTGGTACACAAAAAGCTGTTGACAACGTAAACAACATCATCGCTGAAGCAATCATCGGCTACGATGTACGTGACCAACAAGCTATCGACCGTGCTATGATCGCACTTGACGGTACTCCTAACAAAGGTAAATTGGGTGCAAACGCAATTCTTGGTGTGTCTATCGCTGTAGCTCGTGCTGCTGCTGACTACCTTGAAATCCCACTTTACAGCTACCTTGGTGGATTCAACACTAAAGTTCTTCCAACTCCAATGATGAACATCATCAACGGTGGTTCTCACTCAGACGCTCCAATCGCTTTCCAAGAATTCATGATCGTACCTGCTGGTGCACCTACATTCAAAGAAGCTCTTCGTTGGGGTGCTGAAATCTTCCACGCACTTAAGAAAATCCTTAAATCACGTGGTTTGGAAACTGCCGTAGGTGACGAAGGTGGATTCGCTCCTCGTTTCGAAGGAACTGAAGACGGTGTTGAAACTATCCTTGCTGCGATCGAAGCTGCTGGATATGTTCCTGGTAAAGACGTATTTATCGGATTTGACTGTGCTTCATCAGAATTCTACGATAAAGAACGTAAAGTTTACGACTACACTAAATTCGAAGGTGAAGGAGCTGCTGTACGTACTGCTGCAGAACAAATCGACTACCTTGAAGAATTGGTAAACAAATACCCAATCATTACTATCGAAGATGGTATGGACGAAAACGACTGGGATGGTTGGAAAGCTCTTACTGAACGTCTTGGTGGTAAAGTTCAATTGGTTGGTGACGACTTCTTCGTAACAAACACTTCTTACCTTGAAAAAGGTATTGCAGAAGGTGCTGCTAACTCAATCCTTATCAAAGTTAACCAAATCGGTACTCTTACTGAAACATTCGATGCTATCGAAATGGCGAAAGAAGCTGGTTACACTGCTGTTGTATCACACCGTTCAGGTGAAACTGAAGATTCAACAATTGCTGACATCGCAGTTGCAACTAACGCAGGACAAATCAAGACTGGTTCACTTTCACGTACAGACCGTATCGCTAAATACAACCAATTGCTTCGTATCGAAGATCAACTTGGTGAAGTAGCTGAATACCGTGGATTGAAATCATTCTACAACCTTAAAAAATAA